A window from Entomoplasma freundtii encodes these proteins:
- a CDS encoding ribosome maturation factor RimM, whose amino-acid sequence MDNKFLELGTIAKTSGLQGEVKLLLDSHIIYQPQIKTASSIYLFVKQAGTWQPLVVSQIQKSQKTKTTLLLKFQNYDSATKANSLIGYKLYALKTDLSFQIQPLWTDYQAIVDGQNKLILETWNNGHYDLVKVQLTKPLWVPLIPPYLVEVKDESKELILDLKGLE is encoded by the coding sequence ATGGACAATAAATTTTTAGAATTAGGCACGATTGCAAAAACAAGCGGCCTCCAAGGTGAAGTCAAGCTTCTTCTTGATAGTCACATCATTTACCAACCTCAAATAAAAACCGCCTCATCAATTTATCTTTTTGTGAAACAAGCAGGTACCTGACAACCACTAGTGGTAAGTCAAATCCAAAAATCACAAAAAACAAAAACTACATTACTTTTAAAATTTCAAAATTATGATAGTGCGACAAAGGCTAATTCTTTAATAGGATATAAACTTTATGCACTCAAAACAGACTTAAGTTTTCAAATTCAACCTTTATGAACGGATTATCAAGCCATCGTTGATGGCCAAAACAAGTTAATTTTAGAGACTTGAAATAACGGCCATTATGATTTGGTAAAAGTGCAATTAACTAAACCACTTTGAGTCCCGTTAATCCCTCCGTATTTAGTTGAAGTAAAAGATGAAAGTAAAGAATTGATTTTGGATTTGAAAGGACTTGAATAA
- the rpsP gene encoding 30S ribosomal protein S16, with product MVKLRLKRIGKKQAPFYRIVAADSRVNRDGKYIELVGTFDPLKDEVKIDKELVLKWLANGAQPTDTVRDLFSQTGIMKEYHEIRTEKQKNAKTKVAK from the coding sequence ATGGTTAAATTAAGATTAAAAAGAATTGGTAAAAAACAAGCTCCTTTTTATCGAATTGTAGCTGCTGACTCACGTGTTAATCGTGATGGAAAGTATATTGAATTAGTAGGAACATTTGACCCTTTAAAAGACGAAGTCAAAATTGACAAAGAATTAGTGTTGAAATGATTGGCTAATGGTGCTCAACCAACCGATACTGTTCGCGATTTATTCTCACAAACTGGAATCATGAAAGAATATCATGAAATCCGTACTGAAAAACAAAAAAACGCCAAAACTAAAGTGGCAAAATAG
- the rplS gene encoding 50S ribosomal protein L19: MSSKLTKITPSKIAVVNNQLRQDLPDFTSGDTIRVDVKIKEGEKFRIQTFEGVVIKTQGSGISYSVVVRKMSNGTFVERTFPLHSPIIDKVEVVKRGRVRRSRIYYIRKLTGKAARIKEILPTKVDKKAAGKK; this comes from the coding sequence ATGAGTTCAAAATTAACAAAAATTACGCCATCGAAAATCGCCGTTGTTAATAATCAATTACGTCAAGATTTACCTGATTTCACTTCAGGGGATACTATCCGTGTTGATGTTAAAATTAAAGAAGGTGAAAAATTCCGTATTCAAACCTTTGAAGGTGTTGTCATCAAAACCCAAGGTTCAGGAATTAGTTATTCTGTCGTAGTTCGTAAAATGTCAAACGGAACTTTTGTGGAACGTACCTTCCCTCTTCACTCACCAATTATTGATAAAGTAGAAGTAGTGAAACGTGGACGCGTACGTCGTTCAAGAATTTACTACATCCGTAAATTGACTGGTAAAGCTGCTCGTATTAAAGAAATTTTGCCAACTAAAGTTGACAAAAAAGCCGCTGGCAAAAAATAA
- a CDS encoding aminotransferase class I/II-fold pyridoxal phosphate-dependent enzyme, giving the protein MKVVNRSNLLDRRRNIKSLKEIYGVKKVVVPSHIADFDYDSPFFVDQNLCKFLSRNPSLSYRLPDPLFFENIIWWYDKTKGVTNIDKSMISYSFGVIFSMALFLEFGTKPNDKVLVNTPAYSPFVKICQSNNRSAILANLPLTDNGFTIDLAKIESLFARNRPKVYIFCNPLNPTGKLWSLAELNAIAKLCHEYKTYFIVDEVHSDLTLLGSGFESALKIDKEYQDRLIVISSPSKGFNLGGTNSNYVITPDEKLKLEFHQYLHNLWLTTPNVFSQELVKTVYSPKGTKWIRQMEVNHEKNYRFLKDYLAKANLPLELIPLQTGFCVAIKMLNVKSADDLAKIKKIFLDNGVIVQFSDDFYDYENFWFRIIISTDLKTMQKLLNGLKKIFK; this is encoded by the coding sequence ATGAAAGTTGTCAATCGGAGTAACTTATTAGATCGTCGTAGGAATATAAAAAGTTTAAAAGAAATTTATGGGGTAAAAAAAGTAGTGGTGCCATCACATATAGCTGATTTTGATTATGATAGTCCCTTTTTTGTAGACCAGAATTTATGTAAATTTTTGAGTCGTAATCCCTCATTAAGTTACCGATTGCCGGATCCACTCTTTTTTGAAAATATTATTTGGTGATATGACAAAACTAAGGGGGTCACCAATATTGATAAATCAATGATTTCTTATTCATTTGGAGTTATTTTTTCGATGGCTCTCTTTTTAGAATTCGGTACAAAACCAAATGATAAAGTTTTAGTTAATACGCCCGCTTACTCACCATTTGTTAAAATTTGTCAAAGTAATAACCGTTCAGCAATTCTTGCCAACCTTCCCTTAACCGATAATGGCTTTACTATAGATTTAGCAAAAATCGAAAGTTTGTTTGCTAGGAATCGCCCTAAGGTATATATTTTCTGTAATCCCTTAAACCCAACTGGCAAACTATGAAGTTTAGCAGAATTGAATGCTATTGCTAAACTTTGCCATGAATATAAGACTTACTTTATTGTTGATGAGGTTCATTCTGACCTGACTTTGTTGGGAAGTGGTTTTGAATCAGCCTTAAAGATTGACAAAGAATACCAAGATAGATTAATAGTAATTTCTTCACCATCAAAAGGTTTTAATTTAGGAGGAACAAACTCTAACTATGTCATCACTCCTGATGAAAAACTAAAGCTTGAGTTTCACCAATATTTACATAATCTTTGGTTAACGACGCCTAATGTTTTTAGTCAAGAATTAGTCAAAACAGTTTATAGTCCCAAAGGTACCAAATGAATTCGTCAAATGGAAGTTAATCATGAGAAAAATTATAGATTTTTAAAGGACTATTTAGCCAAAGCGAATTTACCATTAGAGTTAATTCCTCTCCAAACAGGCTTTTGTGTGGCTATTAAAATGCTCAATGTGAAGTCTGCGGATGATTTAGCAAAAATAAAAAAAATTTTTTTAGATAATGGCGTTATTGTGCAATTTTCAGATGACTTCTATGATTATGAAAACTTCTGATTTAGAATCATCATCAGTACCGACCTCAAGACTATGCAAAAATTATTAAATGGACTTAAAAAAATATTTAAATAA
- a CDS encoding lipoprotein yields the protein MKKLLSILGATGLVATTSATVVSCGENNQKTALDEALDNLENLINSYMQIITNDMKSDDLKKEALSYLLLISTKTVNIPVGQELKWTNLLSKALDAKMAEIIMQDENCWKSADIEDHKKEFGKFDLVSTISLGYDTLFDYKHVDTLDLEQALEKAAKDLSEIHDDDYYHHEAQDLQLLINELRN from the coding sequence ATGAAAAAATTATTATCAATTTTAGGAGCTACCGGTTTAGTAGCTACCACAAGTGCCACAGTTGTTTCATGTGGCGAAAATAATCAAAAAACAGCTCTAGATGAAGCTCTAGATAATTTAGAAAATTTGATTAATAGTTATATGCAAATAATTACTAATGATATGAAATCTGATGACTTAAAAAAGGAAGCTCTAAGTTATCTATTACTTATTTCCACAAAAACCGTAAATATTCCTGTTGGACAAGAGTTAAAATGAACTAACTTGCTTTCAAAAGCTCTTGACGCGAAAATGGCAGAAATAATCATGCAAGATGAAAATTGCTGAAAATCAGCCGATATTGAGGATCACAAAAAAGAATTTGGAAAATTTGATTTAGTATCCACAATTAGCTTAGGTTATGATACTTTGTTTGATTATAAACACGTTGATACTTTAGATTTAGAACAAGCCCTTGAAAAGGCTGCAAAAGATTTATCAGAAATTCACGATGATGATTATTATCATCACGAGGCCCAAGATTTACAACTTTTAATTAATGAATTGAGAAACTAG
- the ffh gene encoding signal recognition particle protein, producing the protein MSFGDFFAKRMKRSIEKNMQKSTMTEENIREALKEIRLTLLEADVNVEVAKELTQRIKEKALGGYINEGVNAQQQMVKLVHDELVTILGESLSPIDLTKKPTTILLVGLQGSGKTTTANKLANLLKKKEKKKPLLVGLDIYRPGAIDQLKELGAASGIPVFEQGTQDPRKTAKQALAFAEKNGHDLIIFDTAGRLQIDKPLMEELNDLRKITSPSETLLVVDGMSGQEIINVTNEFNKLLKLTGVIITKLDGDARGGATLSIRYLTNLPIKFIGEGEGPKALAAFYPKRMADRLLGMGDIATLYERAMENIDERSIQKTMTRMFMGQYDMEDLRNQMAQMAKMGSIGGLLKMIPGANKISEQQIADGQRKLAIFTILMDSMTLKERRDPRLLKALTRKQRIIKGSGRSEKEFNELITSFEKGKKQVIEMTKSVKSGRLPNLNALKGKGFNRF; encoded by the coding sequence ATGAGTTTTGGGGACTTTTTCGCGAAGCGAATGAAACGGTCAATTGAAAAGAACATGCAAAAGTCTACTATGACTGAAGAAAACATTCGTGAGGCCTTAAAGGAAATTCGGTTAACTTTACTAGAAGCCGATGTTAATGTGGAAGTGGCCAAGGAGCTAACCCAACGGATTAAAGAAAAAGCTTTAGGTGGCTATATTAATGAAGGTGTTAATGCGCAACAACAAATGGTGAAATTGGTTCATGATGAACTTGTAACTATTTTAGGTGAAAGCTTATCACCAATAGATCTTACTAAAAAACCAACCACTATTTTATTAGTTGGTTTGCAAGGATCAGGAAAAACTACTACCGCTAATAAATTAGCAAACCTCTTAAAGAAAAAAGAAAAGAAAAAACCATTACTAGTTGGTTTGGATATTTACCGTCCTGGAGCAATTGATCAATTAAAAGAATTAGGCGCTGCTAGTGGGATTCCGGTTTTTGAACAAGGAACACAAGATCCGCGTAAAACAGCCAAACAAGCTTTAGCATTTGCTGAAAAAAACGGTCATGATTTAATTATTTTTGATACGGCTGGGCGTTTACAAATTGATAAGCCTTTAATGGAAGAACTAAATGATTTACGAAAAATCACTAGTCCAAGCGAAACCCTTTTGGTCGTTGATGGAATGAGTGGTCAAGAAATTATTAATGTGACCAATGAATTTAACAAACTATTAAAATTAACTGGTGTCATCATTACTAAATTAGATGGTGATGCCCGTGGGGGAGCAACACTATCAATTCGTTACCTAACCAATTTACCAATCAAATTTATTGGTGAGGGTGAAGGGCCAAAGGCGTTAGCAGCTTTTTATCCAAAAAGAATGGCAGATCGTCTTCTGGGGATGGGTGACATTGCTACTCTTTATGAACGTGCCATGGAAAATATTGATGAACGTTCAATCCAAAAAACTATGACCCGAATGTTTATGGGGCAATATGATATGGAAGACTTACGTAACCAAATGGCACAAATGGCCAAGATGGGGAGCATCGGTGGTTTGCTAAAGATGATTCCCGGGGCTAATAAAATTTCCGAACAACAAATTGCTGACGGACAACGAAAACTAGCCATTTTTACTATTTTAATGGATTCAATGACCTTAAAAGAACGTCGTGATCCACGTCTTTTAAAGGCTTTAACCCGGAAACAACGTATTATTAAGGGATCTGGACGTTCAGAAAAAGAATTTAATGAATTAATTACCAGTTTCGAAAAAGGGAAGAAGCAAGTAATTGAAATGACTAAAAGCGTTAAGAGTGGTCGATTACCTAACTTAAACGCTTTAAAGGGTAAAGGTTTTAATCGTTTCTAA
- a CDS encoding DNA-processing protein DprA, which translates to MENVLLFFSLKYQGNWNEIYRALDHKEKVDLKLLKKVRQEIEKPFLTIIGDEYPAALKNITRPPFVIYYQGNKELLQNYHQTIGMVGDELYNDDGIKNGERFLVDFINENRVLLFGDNQGLDRHLWKKVIQENGKFIIITNRGLQNFLFEEAIFVEKLSNYPDFLIISESYETATTFVSNGENYLNLKVGLSKAFVFVQNTTNGTSLELGKCAWQENKEVFVIPEPLNSKFKGNNMLIKDGGKLVETAQEVLNQI; encoded by the coding sequence ATGGAAAATGTTTTGTTATTTTTTTCCTTAAAATACCAAGGAAATTGAAATGAAATTTATCGTGCTCTCGATCATAAAGAAAAAGTTGATTTAAAACTACTAAAAAAAGTTCGACAAGAAATCGAAAAGCCGTTTCTTACAATTATTGGTGATGAGTATCCGGCAGCTTTAAAAAATATTACTCGTCCTCCATTTGTTATCTATTATCAAGGCAATAAAGAATTACTCCAAAATTATCACCAAACTATTGGTATGGTTGGTGATGAGCTTTATAATGATGATGGAATAAAAAACGGCGAAAGATTTTTGGTGGATTTCATCAACGAAAACCGGGTTCTTTTATTTGGTGATAACCAAGGTTTAGATCGGCATTTATGAAAAAAAGTAATCCAGGAAAATGGAAAATTTATTATCATAACTAATCGCGGCTTACAAAATTTTCTATTTGAAGAAGCGATTTTTGTCGAAAAACTGAGCAACTATCCCGACTTCTTAATAATTTCTGAGTCTTATGAAACTGCGACCACTTTTGTTAGTAATGGTGAAAATTATCTTAATTTAAAAGTTGGATTAAGTAAAGCCTTCGTTTTTGTCCAAAATACAACCAATGGCACTAGTCTTGAATTGGGCAAGTGTGCCTGACAAGAAAATAAGGAGGTTTTTGTCATTCCAGAACCTCTTAATTCCAAATTTAAAGGCAATAATATGTTGATTAAAGATGGTGGCAAATTGGTTGAAACTGCGCAAGAAGTTTTAAACCAAATTTAA
- a CDS encoding DUF488 domain-containing protein — protein sequence MGILQIKRIYDPVSPDDGKRILVDRMWPRGKTHEEAHLDLWAEDISPSAHIREIYHHNPAKYDWFVKAYTEELENNPKFPPFVNQVCQWLKKGNVTLLYAVITTNENNALVLEHVLKEHLKNC from the coding sequence ATGGGTATTTTGCAAATTAAAAGAATTTACGATCCAGTTAGTCCTGATGATGGGAAAAGAATTTTAGTTGACCGTATGTGACCACGAGGAAAAACTCATGAAGAAGCGCATCTTGATTTATGAGCTGAAGACATTTCACCTTCTGCTCATATACGTGAAATTTATCATCACAATCCTGCCAAATACGATTGATTTGTCAAAGCCTATACTGAAGAATTAGAAAATAATCCAAAATTCCCTCCATTTGTTAACCAAGTTTGTCAATGATTAAAAAAAGGTAATGTCACTTTGCTTTATGCCGTAATTACTACTAATGAAAATAATGCGTTAGTTTTAGAACATGTTTTAAAAGAACATTTAAAAAATTGCTAA
- the trmD gene encoding tRNA (guanosine(37)-N1)-methyltransferase TrmD, translating to MKYTIITLFPKIIAAYLEESIIKRAIQRHLIEVEVVDLRDYTTLSHHQVDDYQFGGGAGMVLMVEPLVKALEAVKTPKAKVCLLTPQGKTWDQKAAQTIIGETDHLILICGHYEGFDERFLKYVDLEISVGDYVLTGGELASLVVLDSTTRLIPNVVNPESISNESFQNHLLDYPVYTKPVDFRGDQVPAVLLSGHHAEIQKFREEQQLLKTWQKRPDLIVETKLTTNQVVLLKKLKKKGAK from the coding sequence ATGAAATATACAATTATTACTCTGTTCCCGAAAATTATTGCAGCTTATTTAGAAGAATCAATTATTAAAAGAGCCATTCAACGTCATTTGATTGAAGTCGAAGTCGTCGATTTACGTGACTATACTACTTTATCTCATCACCAAGTCGATGATTATCAATTTGGTGGGGGCGCTGGAATGGTTTTGATGGTTGAACCATTGGTCAAGGCACTAGAAGCTGTCAAAACACCAAAAGCTAAGGTTTGTCTCTTAACTCCTCAAGGAAAAACTTGAGACCAAAAAGCAGCGCAAACTATTATTGGCGAAACTGACCACTTGATTCTTATCTGTGGTCATTATGAAGGATTCGATGAACGCTTCCTTAAATATGTTGATCTTGAAATTTCGGTTGGGGATTATGTACTCACTGGTGGTGAGTTAGCATCCTTAGTAGTACTTGACAGTACTACTCGCCTTATTCCGAATGTAGTTAATCCAGAATCAATAAGTAATGAAAGTTTTCAAAACCATCTTTTGGATTATCCGGTTTATACCAAGCCCGTCGATTTTCGTGGGGACCAGGTACCAGCCGTTCTCTTAAGTGGCCATCATGCTGAAATTCAAAAGTTTCGTGAAGAACAACAACTTTTGAAAACTTGGCAAAAACGTCCCGATCTTATCGTGGAAACCAAACTAACTACTAACCAAGTAGTCTTATTAAAAAAATTAAAAAAGAAAGGAGCGAAATAA
- a CDS encoding 23S rRNA (pseudouridine(1915)-N(3))-methyltransferase RlmH, whose translation MKIVILAFGKLDQSFYREAAQEYLKRLSRFADITTIELKEETKYNLAKNQQLNTQLCLDKLKAYSSHEVWFLDLSATCLTSDELANEIGKVQNQTTGKMVFVIGPSDGFNRQLIPSHYNKVAFGRLTLPHQLCRIILLEQIYRSFKILGNENYHK comes from the coding sequence ATGAAGATTGTTATTTTAGCTTTCGGCAAACTTGACCAAAGTTTTTATCGTGAAGCAGCGCAAGAATACCTAAAAAGATTGAGCCGGTTTGCCGACATTACAACAATTGAACTTAAAGAGGAAACTAAATATAATTTGGCTAAAAACCAACAATTAAATACACAACTTTGCCTCGATAAACTAAAAGCTTATAGTAGTCATGAAGTTTGGTTTTTAGACTTATCAGCTACTTGTTTAACCAGTGATGAGTTAGCCAATGAAATTGGCAAAGTCCAAAACCAAACTACAGGAAAAATGGTTTTTGTGATTGGTCCTAGTGATGGGTTTAATCGGCAATTAATTCCGTCTCACTATAATAAGGTTGCTTTTGGTAGACTTACTTTACCTCATCAGTTATGTCGAATTATTCTGCTTGAACAAATTTACCGAAGTTTTAAGATTTTGGGTAATGAAAATTATCATAAATAA
- a CDS encoding ribonuclease HII, giving the protein MNKEEFIFSKRWSFDHQYRQNLTLDLGKPLYLAGTDEAGRGALAGPIVVAAVVLPPFYDNHELRDSKKMTVLQRERLFHEIQEVSLSFTIEIIDHREVEILNPKGASKVGMIKCLKTLVPQPQYCLIDAEKLPGLPFQSASLIKGDDLSLHIAAASVLAKVTRDHIMMAYHESYPLYNFAKNKGYGTAEHLANLNEFGPCPIHRKTYQPVQLAIAKQMNFIF; this is encoded by the coding sequence ATGAATAAAGAAGAATTTATTTTCTCTAAGCGTTGGTCTTTTGATCACCAATATCGCCAAAATCTGACTTTAGACTTAGGCAAACCTCTTTATTTGGCTGGAACAGATGAAGCGGGGCGTGGGGCGTTGGCTGGACCAATTGTTGTGGCAGCAGTGGTTTTACCACCTTTCTACGATAATCATGAATTGCGTGATTCAAAAAAAATGACAGTTTTACAACGTGAACGTCTTTTTCACGAAATTCAAGAGGTATCTCTAAGCTTTACAATTGAAATTATTGACCATCGTGAAGTAGAGATACTTAATCCTAAAGGGGCTAGTAAAGTAGGGATGATAAAATGTTTAAAAACTCTTGTGCCTCAACCACAATATTGCCTTATTGATGCCGAAAAACTTCCAGGATTGCCTTTTCAATCAGCCTCATTAATCAAAGGTGATGATTTATCTTTGCATATCGCGGCTGCTTCTGTTTTAGCAAAAGTAACTCGTGATCATATAATGATGGCTTATCACGAGAGTTATCCGCTTTATAATTTTGCAAAAAATAAAGGCTATGGGACTGCTGAACATTTAGCAAATCTTAACGAATTCGGCCCATGTCCAATTCACCGAAAAACTTATCAACCAGTTCAATTAGCAATCGCCAAGCAAATGAATTTTATTTTTTAA
- a CDS encoding ABC transporter ATP-binding protein — MKAKKYDTESKLSQDELAEIKADMSREKEGSFVDLIWRYAKKYWVRSVVILVAITIAAISVAITPVITQELMKVAGNIIDPPVGPGQPPLPPGDLSSTTTGTWGMTWKQLVGLAIGAAVVDAVFVFISQYLAAMLGKQIEIDLRNEAVEKLIEEDMSYYSNKKIGDILTKVVSDTQIVGDQVAIVPVTFLNAVMTLIISLIMMFVVEWRLTLITIAVFAIVALGMGLSFAPLRKLNMKLRRTVTSLNGDVIDRINTIKLIKANGTERYEEERFNQLHKKFYDQAYDFNLAQALLITFLFVGINSVQVVVTIAAGLIYQNNTKELAVLVPTFIVSVQILIGPIMSLVRVMVGVLQASTSSRRMHAILTAPVLFNNRYRSQDGIDIKSLYGNIIFKDVEFAYPEKPHQIVFPKFNFTFEQGKSYAFVGETGSGKSTVSKLLLRFYDPTRGEILINNNINLKDVNLSSYLDHVGYVEQEPAIILGTVYDNIRYAKRDATDAQIIAASKKAKLHDLVMSWPDGYNTILGERGFMLSGGQKQRLVIARIFLKDPQLLILDEATSALDNIVEKEIQEQLDELMVGRTSITIAHRLSTIKNSNLILVLAPGKGVVEKGTFNELKNRPGLFQNLYEAGKTE, encoded by the coding sequence ATGAAAGCAAAAAAATACGATACAGAGAGTAAGTTGAGTCAAGATGAGCTAGCAGAAATTAAAGCAGATATGAGCCGTGAGAAAGAAGGCTCTTTTGTTGACCTTATTTGAAGGTACGCGAAAAAATATTGAGTTCGTTCCGTGGTAATTCTTGTTGCCATTACTATTGCAGCAATCTCCGTAGCAATCACACCAGTCATCACTCAGGAATTAATGAAAGTGGCTGGAAATATTATTGATCCTCCAGTGGGTCCTGGGCAACCTCCACTTCCACCTGGGGACTTAAGTTCAACTACTACTGGTACCTGAGGTATGACTTGGAAACAATTGGTTGGGCTAGCGATTGGTGCTGCCGTTGTTGACGCGGTTTTTGTCTTTATTTCTCAATATCTAGCCGCTATGTTAGGAAAACAAATTGAAATCGATTTGCGGAACGAAGCGGTGGAAAAATTAATCGAAGAGGATATGTCTTATTACTCAAATAAAAAAATCGGAGATATTTTAACTAAAGTAGTATCTGATACGCAAATTGTTGGGGACCAAGTGGCTATAGTTCCGGTTACTTTCCTTAATGCGGTAATGACTTTGATTATTTCCCTTATCATGATGTTTGTGGTTGAATGACGATTGACACTTATTACCATTGCCGTTTTTGCAATTGTTGCCTTAGGAATGGGTTTGTCTTTTGCACCTTTAAGAAAACTAAACATGAAATTGCGTCGAACAGTTACTTCATTAAATGGTGATGTAATTGACCGTATCAACACTATTAAATTAATTAAAGCCAACGGCACCGAAAGATATGAAGAAGAGCGTTTTAATCAATTGCATAAAAAGTTCTATGATCAAGCATATGATTTCAATCTTGCCCAAGCGCTTCTAATTACCTTTTTATTTGTTGGTATTAATAGTGTGCAAGTAGTTGTCACAATTGCGGCTGGTTTAATTTACCAAAATAATACGAAGGAACTAGCCGTTTTAGTTCCAACCTTTATTGTTTCTGTTCAAATATTGATTGGCCCAATTATGTCTTTAGTCAGGGTAATGGTTGGGGTGCTTCAAGCATCAACGAGCTCTCGTCGTATGCATGCAATTCTTACTGCTCCTGTTTTATTTAATAACCGTTATCGTTCTCAAGACGGAATTGATATTAAATCTTTATATGGGAATATTATTTTTAAGGACGTGGAATTTGCTTATCCTGAAAAACCACATCAAATTGTTTTCCCAAAGTTTAATTTCACGTTTGAACAAGGTAAATCTTATGCCTTTGTTGGGGAAACTGGGTCTGGTAAATCCACTGTATCGAAGTTGTTGTTAAGGTTTTATGACCCAACACGTGGTGAAATTTTAATTAATAATAATATCAATTTAAAGGATGTCAATCTTTCGAGTTACCTTGATCATGTTGGTTATGTTGAACAAGAACCAGCTATTATTCTTGGAACAGTTTACGATAATATTCGTTATGCTAAGCGGGATGCGACTGATGCACAAATTATTGCGGCCTCTAAAAAAGCAAAACTCCATGATTTAGTAATGAGTTGACCAGATGGCTATAATACAATCCTTGGTGAACGAGGTTTCATGCTTTCTGGAGGGCAAAAACAACGTTTAGTAATCGCTCGTATTTTCTTAAAAGATCCACAATTATTAATCTTAGATGAAGCCACTTCGGCACTTGATAACATTGTTGAAAAGGAAATCCAAGAACAGCTCGATGAATTGATGGTTGGAAGAACTTCAATTACTATTGCCCACCGTCTATCAACGATTAAAAACTCAAACCTAATTTTAGTTTTAGCTCCTGGAAAAGGAGTTGTCGAAAAAGGTACTTTTAACGAATTAAAAAATAGACCGGGGCTTTTCCAAAATCTTTACGAAGCTGGAAAAACCGAATAG
- the ylqF gene encoding ribosome biogenesis GTPase YlqF, translated as MIKNQKDKQQTDEHNNANSRFNWFPGHMNKTLKTIETKRPMIDLVIELVDSRAPISTQNPTFQKILGQKPRLLLMTKADLADPKVNAAWVADFEKNNQPVAFINYQQPNFIKKLVAEIEKTMANKQARQKERGLLKPQINALVVGIPNVGKSTFINHLSKTKKVKVGNQPGVTRGLQVLQLTSQINLIDSPGVLPAKLQSAKQANILAGLNTIRKDIYPVEEVAEAILTIVQTHYPKLFLGDAELSSENHYFAKEAKLRNQGSTLVMEQFLKKVADGEWPISLEFPTSWTEVATKENNHE; from the coding sequence GTGATAAAAAACCAAAAAGATAAACAACAGACCGACGAACATAATAATGCCAATTCGCGCTTTAACTGGTTTCCAGGGCATATGAATAAAACCCTTAAGACGATTGAAACAAAACGACCAATGATTGATTTGGTTATTGAATTGGTTGATTCTCGTGCTCCCATTAGTACCCAAAACCCCACTTTTCAAAAGATTCTTGGCCAAAAGCCTCGTTTACTTTTAATGACTAAAGCCGACTTGGCTGATCCAAAAGTGAATGCCGCTTGAGTGGCTGATTTTGAAAAGAATAATCAACCAGTTGCCTTTATTAATTATCAGCAGCCTAATTTTATAAAAAAATTAGTAGCTGAAATTGAGAAAACGATGGCTAATAAACAAGCGCGTCAAAAGGAACGTGGTCTTTTAAAACCGCAAATTAATGCCTTGGTAGTGGGAATTCCAAATGTTGGTAAGTCAACTTTCATTAATCATTTAAGCAAAACCAAAAAAGTGAAAGTTGGGAATCAACCTGGAGTTACACGAGGGCTCCAAGTGTTACAACTAACTTCTCAAATTAATCTAATCGATAGTCCTGGTGTTTTACCAGCGAAATTGCAGTCGGCAAAACAAGCAAATATTCTTGCTGGTTTAAATACTATTCGGAAAGATATTTATCCCGTAGAAGAAGTGGCTGAAGCTATTCTAACTATTGTTCAAACGCATTACCCCAAACTTTTTTTGGGTGATGCCGAACTTTCGTCGGAAAATCACTATTTTGCCAAAGAAGCAAAGTTGCGAAACCAAGGTTCAACATTAGTGATGGAACAATTTTTAAAGAAGGTAGCAGATGGAGAATGACCGATTTCCTTAGAGTTTCCTACGAGTTGAACCGAAGTAGCTACTAAGGAAAATAATCATGAATAA
- a CDS encoding single-stranded DNA-binding protein, translating into MNNVTMIGQIEGDAKVAFTTEDGAHKLYKFVLKVPRYPKKGASERHDDFINIKCWSSKIDDEDNLHDQAYVGVEGRLQSFGNGDYRNYSNEVIATKILYLD; encoded by the coding sequence ATGAATAATGTGACAATGATTGGCCAAATAGAAGGTGATGCCAAAGTGGCTTTCACCACAGAAGATGGAGCTCATAAACTTTACAAATTTGTTTTAAAGGTACCTCGTTATCCTAAAAAGGGCGCGAGTGAACGTCATGATGATTTTATTAATATCAAATGCTGATCATCAAAAATTGATGATGAAGATAATTTACATGATCAGGCTTATGTCGGAGTTGAAGGTCGCCTCCAATCATTTGGAAATGGCGATTATCGAAATTACAGTAACGAAGTGATAGCCACCAAAATTCTTTATTTAGACTAG